A single genomic interval of Palaeococcus ferrophilus DSM 13482 harbors:
- a CDS encoding nucleotidyltransferase domain-containing protein → MPREKVVRIWDEREVVYSRERWATLRAKREKALVIMERLGEFDPHVYGSVARGDVRRDSDVDIFVPYRVPAYLVELALEGLVRRRKIVMATPWHLIKGVIEVDEETTVTFPLVNPTDRELEFYRWGGALDMEGLKRRERVPGVNKKLILIIPTERGHIEREVVGREPEVARILGVSVDIVMERVHVLTRRDRIGRTGIYVDEEVPDWMAFEEALKVIADRDPNVRRKVREAGGI, encoded by the coding sequence ATGCCGAGGGAGAAGGTGGTGAGGATTTGGGACGAGCGCGAGGTGGTCTATTCGAGGGAGAGGTGGGCCACGCTCCGCGCCAAAAGGGAGAAGGCCCTAGTAATAATGGAGCGCCTGGGGGAGTTCGATCCCCACGTTTACGGAAGCGTCGCGCGCGGCGACGTGAGGAGGGACAGCGACGTTGATATTTTCGTACCCTACCGCGTGCCCGCCTACCTGGTGGAGCTCGCCCTCGAGGGCCTCGTGAGGAGGAGAAAAATAGTTATGGCCACACCCTGGCACCTCATCAAAGGGGTCATAGAGGTGGATGAGGAAACCACGGTGACGTTCCCCCTCGTGAACCCAACGGACAGGGAGCTCGAGTTCTACCGGTGGGGGGGTGCGCTCGACATGGAGGGTCTCAAGAGAAGGGAGCGCGTCCCGGGGGTGAACAAAAAGCTCATCCTCATAATCCCGACGGAGAGAGGGCACATCGAGAGGGAGGTCGTTGGGAGGGAGCCTGAAGTCGCCAGAATCCTTGGAGTGAGCGTCGATATAGTTATGGAGCGCGTCCACGTGCTCACGAGGCGCGACAGAATAGGGCGGACGGGGATATACGTAGACGAGGAAGTGCCGGACTGGATGGCCTTCGAGGAGGCCCTGAAGGTCATCGCCGACAGAGACCCGAACGTTAGGAGAAAGGTGAGGGAAGCGGGGGGGATTTAG
- a CDS encoding cyclase family protein codes for MSVIVDLSVAIEDGMSVYPGDPEVKIREWASIGRDGYFMNTISMGEHTGTHVDAPAHFVEGGKTVDELPLERFTGPGKVVRVEGPITAEHVREAGTLEGFIVLFLTNGRGFLTKEAAVELVRMNVRAVGIDTPSIDRDGSAHRVLLSNDIPIFENLTNLDALLGREFTFIAFPLRIKGGSGSPVRAVAVL; via the coding sequence ATGAGCGTGATAGTTGACCTGAGCGTTGCGATAGAGGACGGCATGTCAGTCTATCCCGGCGACCCGGAGGTGAAAATCCGGGAATGGGCCTCGATAGGGAGGGACGGCTACTTCATGAACACCATTTCCATGGGGGAGCACACGGGGACGCACGTGGATGCCCCGGCTCACTTCGTAGAGGGCGGTAAAACGGTTGATGAGCTCCCCCTCGAGCGCTTCACCGGTCCCGGAAAGGTGGTGCGCGTGGAGGGCCCCATAACCGCGGAGCACGTTAGAGAAGCAGGCACCCTTGAGGGGTTCATCGTGCTCTTTCTCACCAATGGAAGGGGATTCCTCACGAAGGAAGCTGCCGTAGAGCTCGTTAGAATGAACGTCAGGGCCGTTGGGATAGATACGCCAAGCATTGACCGCGATGGGAGCGCGCACAGGGTTCTGCTCTCAAACGACATTCCGATATTCGAGAACCTCACCAACCTTGATGCCCTCCTCGGGAGGGAGTTCACCTTTATAGCCTTTCCCCTGAGGATTAAAGGCGGCTCGGGAAGTCCCGTGAGGGCCGTGGCGGTTCTCTAA
- a CDS encoding DUF4932 domain-containing protein — protein MRKYVALLLVLLILASGCIGERKKPAMIEVSIPRNFELFGSAYIVAFHKADNFVIAPASYYQMLRAYFVDYEEHEVFDLIREQFSRELPPQVRAERLENTMKVLANTTYLEDASDAEIEESLNSFSLSRDERERIKTLLFALRDFGRAVKFSKFYDEHYNDFYLTVITKFRQAFSEEDLREIEHRFGVVYERFNVVISYSLYVPPYSVPRGNTLYMVIPYKSKLNEFGVDAVYLSSMYRDPIMRSSLEYFYKMSDYYDFLGPYRFRLQDFRAELLYRFAMVSLRPLIGKNVGKFEEVSYYYDFASSRLAYMNLSLPEYFADQIAKAYSLHVLARDFPEDAERKELYHMGRGDYLVPALRREFEAMGNVSLEDYLPTLVEHMKAWASAENVSEFFIENTLPSTFLQFDSALKERKLTAVGAPEEFVRKVKNPAVWMGDYRGVTPPEVEVAEDFKGLKGNVVVIGTPELLRELDLPVTFEDTFRAQSPGIMAYRYDHGLMVPSEPLKDEYDVVIETVRNPWDKTHYITFIVGPVEEVRNVIISYSLRSAESYKAISYRKFEVGFFTGG, from the coding sequence GTGAGAAAGTATGTCGCGCTTCTGCTTGTCCTTCTTATACTTGCCTCCGGCTGCATCGGCGAGAGGAAAAAGCCCGCGATGATAGAGGTGAGCATTCCCAGGAACTTCGAACTCTTTGGTTCCGCCTACATCGTGGCATTTCATAAGGCGGACAACTTTGTAATAGCCCCCGCCTCCTACTACCAGATGCTCAGGGCCTATTTTGTTGACTACGAGGAGCATGAGGTGTTTGACCTCATACGCGAGCAGTTCAGCCGCGAGCTCCCTCCGCAGGTGAGGGCGGAGAGGTTGGAGAACACCATGAAGGTTCTCGCCAACACCACCTACCTTGAAGATGCCAGCGATGCCGAGATAGAGGAGAGTCTGAACTCCTTCAGCCTGTCCCGGGACGAGAGGGAGCGTATAAAAACACTTCTCTTTGCCCTCCGCGACTTTGGAAGGGCCGTGAAGTTCTCGAAGTTCTATGACGAACACTACAACGACTTCTACCTCACCGTCATAACCAAGTTCAGGCAGGCATTCAGTGAGGAAGACCTCAGGGAGATAGAGCACCGCTTTGGGGTTGTTTATGAGCGCTTCAATGTGGTCATCTCCTACTCCCTCTACGTGCCCCCCTACAGCGTGCCGCGGGGGAACACGCTCTACATGGTGATTCCCTACAAGTCGAAGCTCAACGAGTTCGGGGTTGATGCCGTCTACCTATCCTCCATGTACCGTGACCCCATAATGCGGAGTTCCCTCGAGTACTTCTACAAGATGAGCGACTACTACGACTTCCTCGGGCCCTACCGCTTCAGGCTCCAGGACTTCAGGGCCGAGCTGCTCTACAGGTTCGCCATGGTTTCCCTCCGCCCCCTGATCGGGAAGAACGTGGGGAAGTTTGAGGAGGTTTCCTACTACTACGACTTCGCCTCCTCACGCCTTGCCTACATGAACCTCTCGCTCCCGGAGTACTTCGCAGACCAGATTGCCAAGGCCTATTCGCTCCACGTTCTGGCGCGGGACTTCCCGGAGGACGCGGAGAGAAAGGAGCTCTACCACATGGGCCGCGGCGACTACCTCGTGCCGGCCCTTAGAAGGGAGTTCGAGGCGATGGGAAACGTGAGCCTCGAGGACTACCTCCCAACGCTCGTGGAGCACATGAAGGCCTGGGCCAGCGCCGAAAATGTGAGCGAATTTTTCATCGAGAACACCCTCCCCTCAACGTTTCTCCAGTTTGACTCCGCCCTGAAGGAGAGGAAGCTAACCGCGGTTGGCGCCCCGGAGGAGTTCGTTCGCAAGGTAAAGAACCCCGCCGTGTGGATGGGGGACTACCGGGGAGTCACCCCGCCGGAGGTGGAGGTGGCGGAGGACTTCAAGGGCCTTAAGGGAAACGTCGTGGTTATAGGCACTCCGGAGCTCCTGAGGGAGCTTGACCTGCCCGTAACCTTTGAGGATACTTTTAGGGCGCAAAGCCCAGGGATAATGGCCTACCGCTACGACCACGGCCTCATGGTACCCTCGGAGCCCCTGAAGGACGAGTACGATGTGGTAATCGAAACGGTGCGCAACCCCTGGGATAAAACGCATTACATAACCTTCATCGTCGGCCCCGTGGAGGAGGTCAGGAACGTGATCATTAGCTACTCGCTCCGCTCCGCCGAAAGCTATAAGGCCATATCCTACAGAAAGTTCGAGGTGGGATTCTTCACGGGGGGATGA
- a CDS encoding ABC transporter permease — translation MEALTTMAYRQLKRFSRARSRVIGMIINPLIWLVFFGLGWSKVFNNPMARAIFGGVDYLTFLAPGIFAMTVFNMSFIAGVSVIWDKQFGFLKEMLVAPASRKEGILGRIIGDSLVTLAQGAIILTLTYPLAESLKLSGFLPALGIGFLLSMAFSGFGVSLALKMESMEGFQMVMMVLMLPLTFLSGAIYPIDTMPGWMKALAYLNPLTYAVDGARHFLVGASVAKFSLGVDLGVLTVLAALLVGLAMLEFERATIG, via the coding sequence ATGGAGGCATTGACGACAATGGCCTACAGGCAGCTCAAGAGGTTCAGCAGGGCGAGGTCGAGGGTAATCGGGATGATAATCAACCCGCTCATCTGGCTCGTCTTTTTCGGCCTCGGCTGGAGCAAGGTCTTCAACAATCCGATGGCGAGGGCGATCTTCGGAGGGGTTGACTACCTCACCTTCCTCGCGCCGGGTATCTTCGCCATGACGGTCTTCAACATGAGCTTCATAGCAGGGGTAAGCGTCATCTGGGACAAGCAGTTCGGCTTCCTCAAGGAAATGCTCGTGGCTCCCGCATCGAGGAAGGAGGGTATCCTCGGGAGGATAATCGGCGATTCACTCGTGACGCTGGCTCAGGGTGCGATAATCCTCACCCTCACCTACCCGCTCGCGGAGAGCCTCAAGCTGAGCGGCTTCCTTCCTGCTCTCGGCATCGGCTTCCTGCTCTCGATGGCCTTCTCTGGCTTTGGCGTCAGCCTGGCTTTGAAGATGGAGAGCATGGAGGGCTTCCAGATGGTTATGATGGTCCTCATGCTCCCGCTGACATTCCTGAGCGGCGCGATATACCCGATAGACACGATGCCGGGCTGGATGAAGGCTCTGGCCTACCTCAACCCCCTTACCTACGCCGTTGACGGGGCGAGGCACTTCCTCGTGGGGGCGAGTGTAGCGAAGTTCTCGCTCGGCGTTGATCTGGGCGTTCTAACCGTCCTGGCGGCCCTCTTAGTGGGTCTGGCCATGCTCGAGTTCGAGAGGGCGACGATAGGGTGA
- a CDS encoding ATP-binding cassette domain-containing protein, with translation MSEAILVENLVKKYGDFAAVKGVSFRVRRGEIFAFLGPNGAGKTTTVHVLTTLLRPTSGRAIVADHDVVKEPMEVRKRIGIVFQDPSLDRELTAWENMYIHGRIYGLKGNELKEKIERLLTFVELWEFKDRPVKTFSGGMQRRLEIARSLLHEPEVLFLDEPTIGLDPQTRAHIWDYIRAMKEEHSMTIFLTTHYMDEAEGLADRIAIIDHGKIIAEGTAEELKRLVGNDVIYLKLDAPEELKCLESDFIRGCRVLPDGRVALEVENAAEALPGLFELASEKGIKILEVTYHRPTLNDVFLHLTGREIRDEGPENPIVSFVRMRMRGR, from the coding sequence ATGAGCGAGGCAATTCTCGTTGAAAACCTCGTCAAGAAGTACGGGGACTTTGCGGCCGTCAAAGGGGTCTCCTTCAGGGTCAGGAGGGGGGAGATATTCGCCTTCCTCGGGCCGAATGGAGCCGGAAAGACGACAACGGTGCACGTCCTCACGACGCTTTTGAGGCCTACTTCCGGAAGGGCGATAGTCGCTGACCACGACGTGGTTAAGGAGCCAATGGAGGTCAGGAAAAGAATAGGAATAGTCTTCCAGGACCCGAGCCTCGACAGGGAACTCACCGCCTGGGAGAACATGTACATCCACGGGAGGATTTACGGGCTGAAGGGGAACGAGTTGAAGGAGAAGATTGAGAGGCTCCTCACGTTCGTTGAGCTCTGGGAGTTTAAGGACAGACCAGTCAAGACCTTCAGCGGCGGGATGCAGCGCAGGCTTGAGATAGCGCGCTCCCTCCTCCATGAGCCTGAGGTTCTCTTCCTTGACGAGCCGACGATAGGCCTCGACCCCCAGACGAGGGCGCACATCTGGGACTACATAAGGGCGATGAAGGAGGAGCACAGCATGACGATTTTCCTCACAACGCACTACATGGATGAGGCGGAGGGATTAGCGGACAGGATAGCCATCATAGACCACGGGAAGATAATAGCGGAGGGCACCGCCGAGGAGCTGAAGAGGCTCGTAGGAAACGACGTGATTTATCTTAAACTCGACGCTCCCGAGGAGCTGAAGTGCCTCGAAAGTGACTTCATCAGGGGCTGTAGGGTTCTCCCCGACGGTAGGGTGGCGCTTGAGGTGGAAAATGCAGCGGAGGCACTCCCGGGGCTCTTCGAGCTCGCGAGTGAGAAAGGGATCAAGATCCTGGAGGTCACTTACCACCGCCCGACGCTCAACGACGTCTTCCTCCACCTGACGGGCAGGGAGATAAGGGACGAGGGGCCGGAGAATCCCATTGTTTCATTCGTGAGAATGAGGATGAGGGGGAGGTGA
- a CDS encoding PadR family transcriptional regulator — MERPRYKGHLKLLVLKMLSEKPMHGYGIMAELERRYGMPHPSPGTIYPILASLKRAGLIETIGEGKRDKRLYRATEKGREYLEEHGEELAEVTRMAARFREFARLGGRELAEVMRDAFNSLEDLTEEQKRALAREFTGFTKRVRLILLGEIPEGRE, encoded by the coding sequence ATGGAGAGGCCCAGGTACAAGGGACACCTGAAACTCCTCGTCCTCAAGATGCTCTCCGAGAAGCCGATGCACGGCTACGGCATAATGGCGGAGCTGGAAAGGAGGTACGGCATGCCCCACCCCAGCCCCGGAACCATCTATCCAATCCTCGCTTCCCTCAAGCGAGCCGGCCTGATAGAGACCATTGGTGAGGGCAAACGCGACAAGAGGCTCTACAGGGCCACGGAGAAGGGGAGGGAGTACCTCGAGGAGCACGGGGAGGAGCTGGCGGAGGTAACCCGTATGGCCGCCAGATTCAGAGAGTTCGCGAGACTCGGAGGCCGGGAGCTGGCGGAGGTTATGAGAGACGCCTTCAATTCCCTCGAAGACCTCACGGAGGAGCAGAAGAGGGCTCTCGCGAGGGAGTTCACAGGCTTCACGAAGCGGGTCAGGCTCATCCTCCTCGGTGAGATACCGGAGGGGAGAGAATGA
- a CDS encoding DUF6849 domain-containing protein: MRLVMRPLFDAPLPPEFIEVLREKLSGREVEEGETVEIELLGKRLPFRVIHAEPSPLRVGRGTVIEITREEISSVTLELEGDIRDVVPFEEGFVVVLENRVIAVDGKGHRLFERTFEGLKYVRATKKAVAVVHDGGLTVIGLE, from the coding sequence ATGCGGCTCGTGATGAGGCCCCTCTTTGACGCGCCCCTTCCCCCGGAGTTCATCGAGGTTCTGCGGGAAAAGCTCAGCGGGAGGGAGGTGGAGGAGGGTGAAACCGTTGAGATTGAACTTCTGGGAAAGCGCCTCCCCTTCAGGGTAATCCACGCCGAACCCTCGCCCCTTAGGGTGGGAAGGGGAACGGTGATTGAGATAACGAGGGAGGAGATATCGAGTGTAACTCTTGAGCTCGAGGGGGATATCAGGGACGTTGTGCCCTTCGAGGAAGGCTTTGTGGTGGTGCTTGAGAACAGGGTTATCGCGGTGGATGGGAAAGGGCACAGGCTCTTCGAGAGAACTTTCGAAGGACTTAAATACGTTAGGGCAACCAAAAAGGCTGTGGCGGTGGTGCACGATGGCGGGCTCACGGTCATTGGACTGGAGTAA